One genomic region from Ornithinicoccus hortensis encodes:
- the recA gene encoding recombinase RecA: MHQDKSKALDTVMAQIEKQHGKGAVMRLGDDIRPPVAVIPTGAIALDVALGIGGLPRGRVVEVYGPESSGKTTVALHAVANAQKAGGIAAFIDAEHALDPDYAKKLGVDTDALLVSQPDTGEQALEIADMLIRSGALDIIVIDSVAALVPRAEIEGEMGDSHVGLQARLMSQALRKITGALNSTGTTAIFINQLREKIGVMFGSPETTTGGKALKFYASVRLDVRRIETLKDGTDAVGNRTRVKVVKNKVSPPFKQAEFDILYGQGISREGGLIDMGVEHGFVRKAGAWYTYEGEQLGQGKENARQFLKENPDIADEIERKVKDKLGVGPRSDAAGDGMDGVPEGVNPETGEVSVNF; this comes from the coding sequence ATGCACCAGGACAAGTCCAAGGCCCTCGACACGGTCATGGCACAGATCGAGAAGCAGCACGGCAAGGGCGCGGTCATGCGCCTGGGTGACGACATCCGACCGCCCGTCGCGGTCATCCCCACCGGGGCGATCGCTCTCGACGTCGCGCTCGGGATCGGCGGCCTGCCGCGTGGTCGTGTGGTGGAGGTGTACGGACCGGAGAGCAGTGGCAAGACCACGGTGGCGCTGCACGCGGTCGCCAACGCGCAGAAGGCGGGCGGGATCGCCGCCTTCATCGACGCCGAGCACGCGCTCGACCCGGACTACGCCAAGAAGCTCGGGGTGGACACAGATGCGCTGCTGGTCAGCCAGCCGGACACCGGCGAGCAGGCGCTGGAGATCGCCGACATGCTGATCCGCTCCGGTGCGCTGGACATCATCGTCATCGACTCGGTCGCGGCCCTGGTGCCGCGCGCGGAGATCGAGGGCGAGATGGGTGACAGCCACGTCGGTCTGCAGGCCCGGCTGATGTCCCAGGCGCTGCGCAAGATCACCGGGGCACTGAACTCCACCGGGACGACGGCGATCTTCATCAACCAGCTCCGAGAGAAGATCGGCGTGATGTTCGGCTCTCCCGAGACGACGACCGGTGGCAAGGCGCTGAAGTTCTACGCCTCCGTCCGGCTGGATGTCCGTCGGATCGAGACGCTCAAGGACGGCACCGACGCGGTCGGCAACCGGACCCGCGTCAAGGTGGTGAAGAACAAGGTATCCCCGCCGTTCAAGCAGGCGGAGTTCGACATCCTCTACGGCCAGGGCATCTCCCGCGAGGGTGGCCTGATCGACATGGGTGTGGAGCACGGCTTCGTGCGCAAGGCCGGTGCTTGGTACACCTACGAGGGCGAGCAGTTGGGGCAGGGCAAGGAGAACGCCCGGCAGTTCCTGAAGGAGAACCCGGACATCGCCGACGAGATCGAGCGCAAGGTCAAGGACAAGCTCGGCGTGGGTCCGCGCTCGGACGCTGCGGGTGACGGCATGGACGGAGTGCCCGAGGGCGTCAACCCCGAGACCGGTGAGGTCTCGGTCAACTTCTGA
- a CDS encoding regulatory protein RecX: MADEENDRLARARAALAAAEQSAAASGAGGGSATSGEVGGGSATTGEAGGGDDAGRPRRGGTRGRGGRRAAASGGEDPLDDAEPDPHDVARRIVLRQLTMAPRSRKQLEDKLRQRGCADDVAKTVLDRMTEVGLVDDEAYARSLARTRVETKGLAARAITHELRRKGVAEEHIEQALDDVDPDVEKEQARGLVAKRLRTMRGLEREVQTRRLAGFLARKGYSGGVAYEVIREALADLPEHQRD, translated from the coding sequence ATGGCTGACGAGGAGAACGACCGGCTCGCCCGTGCGCGGGCCGCACTGGCCGCCGCGGAGCAGTCCGCGGCGGCCAGTGGCGCCGGTGGTGGGAGCGCTACTAGCGGTGAAGTCGGCGGGGGGAGCGCCACGACCGGTGAAGCCGGGGGTGGGGACGATGCCGGGCGCCCCCGTCGTGGTGGGACCCGTGGTCGTGGGGGCCGTCGCGCTGCGGCCAGTGGTGGCGAGGATCCGTTGGACGACGCGGAGCCGGACCCGCACGACGTCGCCCGGCGGATCGTGCTGCGGCAACTCACGATGGCCCCGCGGAGCCGCAAGCAGCTGGAGGACAAGTTGCGCCAGCGCGGCTGCGCCGACGATGTCGCCAAGACCGTGCTGGACCGGATGACCGAGGTGGGCCTGGTCGATGACGAGGCCTATGCCCGGAGCCTGGCCCGGACCAGGGTGGAGACCAAGGGGCTGGCGGCCCGCGCGATCACCCATGAGTTGCGGCGCAAGGGGGTTGCCGAGGAACACATCGAGCAGGCCCTCGACGACGTGGATCCGGACGTCGAGAAGGAGCAGGCGCGCGGCCTGGTGGCCAAGCGGCTACGCACGATGCGCGGCCTGGAGCGCGAGGTGCAGACCAGGCGGCTGGCCGGCTTCCTGGCGCGCAAGGGCTACTCCGGAGGGGTCGCCTACGAGGTGATCAGGGAGGCGCTGGCCGACCTCCCGGAACACCAGCGCGACTAG
- a CDS encoding DUF5709 domain-containing protein, with protein sequence MSDQPGRENLDNEYGSYSLDDEDQLQPEDTLDGTEDPLDRGYETADRLQGVTAWGTTAEEERTEETIEQRIRQEVPDPDSAYGAPDNESGLDEDRVGGDDPDAIPADRDFLGSEGERVGRLVAPDGGQGEDREKDEVARESRPTGDDSPEESAMHYVRDPEDDLED encoded by the coding sequence ATGAGTGACCAGCCCGGCCGGGAGAACCTGGACAACGAGTACGGCAGCTACAGCCTGGACGACGAGGACCAGTTGCAGCCCGAGGACACCCTCGACGGCACCGAGGATCCGCTGGACCGGGGCTACGAGACGGCGGACCGGTTGCAGGGCGTGACGGCGTGGGGCACCACCGCCGAGGAGGAGCGCACCGAGGAGACGATCGAGCAGCGGATCCGCCAGGAGGTCCCCGACCCCGACTCCGCCTACGGGGCCCCCGACAACGAGAGCGGCCTCGATGAGGACAGGGTCGGCGGTGACGACCCCGACGCGATCCCGGCGGACCGCGACTTCCTCGGCAGCGAGGGCGAGCGCGTCGGCAGGCTGGTGGCTCCCGACGGCGGGCAGGGGGAGGACCGGGAGAAGGACGAGGTGGCCCGGGAGAGTCGGCCGACCGGCGACGACTCCCCCGAGGAGTCCGCCATGCACTACGTGCGGGACCCCGAGGACGACCTCGAGGACTGA
- a CDS encoding polysaccharide deacetylase family protein has translation MSTDPKAAALALLPELTSRPLPPRLRRHRVVQQALALVATVVLLSTLAIPLALARDSGISEQIATPVTVLETADRSAYETHATGADPDVPTAPVVLSYHDIGPETGDGDYVVTPTDFESQMQMLDLAGYRSLTLEEFLAYRDGTFTPPARSFLLTFDDGTSGLWRYADPILERYDITAVSFLITGSVGTHQPYYLPWPEVEEMARSGRWQFGSHTDALHYRTPVDADGTLGGALTHRLWDGDDETGHEASRRETEQAFAERVASDLDRSIAAMTEHGLPAPTVFAYPFSELNDRATDREDQQVATSLIGERFEVAFVNAARQPAPVSRRAAAARTVERLEVFTGDTDRALFDEVAAMTTLPVTALSLDSGSNDAGTHGSNTHGSGTRATASLVDRREWSTPARDEAPVRATSNGITPAPGTVGYVAAEWAPARTADWTEYTIAARAASLRGDGRTVGLSVRVGSAQPVRVRVSDRQAQVLDSAGDVLSVADLDPGDQHDIRVRVSGTTTTVEVDGATLAEVPVQRGSIATGGFALDWGAASPSAGHAVVTSLSVTPSGVATTP, from the coding sequence GTGAGCACCGACCCCAAGGCAGCAGCCCTCGCCCTGCTCCCCGAGTTGACCTCCCGACCCCTACCGCCCCGGCTGCGGCGCCATCGCGTGGTCCAGCAGGCGTTGGCCCTGGTGGCCACGGTCGTCCTGCTCAGCACCCTCGCGATCCCGCTGGCCCTCGCCCGCGACTCGGGCATCTCCGAGCAGATCGCGACTCCCGTGACGGTCCTGGAGACGGCCGACCGGTCGGCATACGAGACCCACGCCACCGGTGCGGACCCGGACGTGCCCACGGCACCTGTGGTGCTGTCCTACCACGACATCGGGCCCGAGACCGGTGACGGCGACTACGTGGTCACGCCCACCGATTTCGAGTCGCAGATGCAGATGTTGGACCTCGCCGGCTACCGGTCGCTGACGCTGGAGGAGTTCCTGGCCTACCGCGACGGGACCTTCACCCCGCCTGCCCGTTCCTTCCTGCTCACCTTCGACGACGGCACCTCCGGGCTGTGGCGCTATGCCGACCCGATCCTGGAGCGCTACGACATCACTGCGGTGTCCTTCCTGATCACCGGGTCCGTCGGCACCCACCAGCCGTACTACCTCCCCTGGCCCGAGGTGGAGGAGATGGCCCGGTCCGGGCGTTGGCAGTTCGGCTCGCACACCGATGCCCTGCACTACCGGACCCCGGTCGACGCGGACGGGACGCTGGGTGGCGCCCTGACCCACCGGCTCTGGGACGGAGACGACGAGACTGGCCATGAGGCATCCCGTCGGGAGACCGAGCAGGCCTTCGCCGAGCGGGTGGCCAGCGACCTGGATCGCTCGATCGCGGCGATGACGGAGCACGGGCTCCCCGCCCCGACGGTGTTTGCCTACCCCTTCTCCGAGCTCAACGACCGCGCCACAGATCGCGAGGACCAACAGGTCGCGACCTCCCTCATCGGTGAACGGTTCGAGGTCGCCTTCGTCAACGCGGCCCGTCAGCCGGCCCCGGTGTCCCGCCGCGCCGCAGCGGCCCGCACGGTCGAGCGCCTCGAGGTGTTTACCGGTGACACGGACCGGGCCCTGTTCGACGAGGTCGCCGCGATGACGACGCTCCCCGTCACCGCCCTGTCGTTGGACTCCGGCAGCAACGACGCAGGCACCCACGGTTCCAACACCCACGGCTCCGGCACCCGTGCCACAGCATCTCTGGTCGACCGCCGCGAATGGTCCACCCCCGCCCGCGACGAGGCCCCGGTGCGAGCCACCTCCAACGGCATCACGCCGGCACCGGGAACTGTCGGTTATGTGGCCGCCGAGTGGGCACCGGCTCGCACCGCCGACTGGACCGAATACACGATCGCTGCCCGCGCGGCCAGCCTGCGGGGAGATGGCCGGACGGTCGGCCTGTCCGTCCGCGTCGGCAGCGCCCAACCAGTGCGCGTCCGCGTCTCGGACCGGCAGGCACAGGTCCTGGACAGCGCCGGTGACGTGTTGTCCGTTGCTGACCTGGACCCCGGCGACCAGCACGACATACGGGTCCGGGTATCGGGTACGACAACGACCGTCGAGGTCGACGGTGCCACCCTGGCGGAGGTCCCGGTGCAGCGGGGCTCCATCGCCACCGGTGGCTTCGCCCTCGACTGGGGAGCTGCGTCGCCCTCCGCGGGACACGCGGTCGTGACCTCGCTGTCCGTGACCCCCTCCGGCGTGGCCACCACTCCCTGA
- a CDS encoding glycosyltransferase family 2 protein — MLGSTAFIFYRAYASYEDLSNPLISRVRNRAEAPPLPAVPSVTLIVAAMNEIDVIDQCVASMTGSDYPDLQVIVVDDGSDDGTRQRLRELTALHNFTLVEMPRRSGKKRALVAGLRHATGDVIAFTDSDCVLAPDALRRCVAALVAHPGLGGVSGHARALNADATLLSRIQDTWYEGSFRMSKAAESTFGSVTCVSGPLAVFRRDAIWNYLPVWAEDRFLGAEFKFATDRQLTGYVLGQKWVGAKLKAQHAGSPFLAIDHREREWAVGYVRSALVWTVVPERARPFLKQQVRWKKSFIRNLCFTGTFMWRRGMGPSVLYYGHAIWVIAAPLMAVRHLVVAPLAGMWLLTGLYLAGVLVKGGVWGAAYAVDNPGDPRWRYRPLMSLISSIGLSWLLPYSLLTVRRGIWSRSA; from the coding sequence GTGCTGGGCTCGACCGCCTTCATCTTCTACCGGGCGTACGCCTCCTACGAGGACCTGTCCAACCCGCTGATCTCCCGGGTGCGCAACCGCGCCGAGGCTCCCCCGCTCCCGGCGGTCCCGAGCGTCACGCTGATCGTCGCCGCCATGAACGAGATCGACGTGATCGACCAGTGCGTGGCCTCGATGACCGGGTCCGACTATCCAGACCTCCAGGTCATCGTCGTGGACGACGGCTCGGATGACGGCACCCGTCAGCGACTGCGCGAACTCACCGCGCTGCACAACTTCACGCTGGTCGAGATGCCCCGTCGCTCCGGCAAGAAGCGAGCGCTGGTCGCCGGTCTGCGGCATGCGACCGGCGACGTCATCGCGTTCACCGACTCCGACTGCGTGCTGGCCCCGGACGCCTTGCGCCGGTGCGTGGCCGCGCTGGTTGCCCACCCTGGGCTCGGTGGGGTGTCCGGGCACGCCCGCGCGCTGAACGCCGACGCCACGCTGCTCAGCCGCATCCAGGACACCTGGTACGAGGGCAGCTTCCGGATGAGCAAGGCAGCCGAGTCCACCTTCGGCTCGGTGACCTGTGTCTCCGGTCCGCTCGCGGTGTTCCGCCGGGACGCGATCTGGAACTATCTGCCGGTCTGGGCCGAAGACCGGTTCCTCGGGGCCGAGTTCAAGTTCGCCACGGACCGCCAGCTCACGGGGTACGTCCTGGGACAGAAGTGGGTCGGAGCCAAGCTCAAGGCCCAGCACGCCGGCTCGCCGTTCCTGGCGATCGACCACCGTGAGCGCGAGTGGGCCGTCGGCTACGTGCGCTCGGCCCTGGTCTGGACCGTCGTGCCCGAGCGGGCCCGCCCCTTCCTGAAGCAGCAGGTGCGGTGGAAGAAGAGCTTCATCCGCAATCTGTGCTTCACCGGAACGTTCATGTGGCGCCGCGGGATGGGGCCGAGCGTCCTCTACTACGGTCACGCCATCTGGGTGATCGCCGCTCCGCTCATGGCGGTCCGCCACCTCGTGGTCGCCCCGCTGGCCGGGATGTGGCTGCTGACCGGGCTCTACCTCGCCGGCGTCCTCGTCAAGGGCGGGGTGTGGGGTGCCGCGTATGCCGTCGACAACCCCGGTGACCCGCGGTGGCGGTACCGCCCGCTGATGAGTCTGATCTCCTCGATCGGGCTGTCCTGGTTGCTTCCCTACTCGTTGCTGACCGTGCGTCGCGGCATCTGGTCGAGGTCGGCATGA
- the miaB gene encoding tRNA (N6-isopentenyl adenosine(37)-C2)-methylthiotransferase MiaB, with protein sequence MDTALKTYDVRTHGCQMNVHDSERLSGLLETAGYVDLASIPEGERPDTADVVVFNTCAVRENAANKLYGNLGQLRPAKQRNPDMQIAVGGCLAQKDRSTIVERAPWVDVVFGTHNIGSLPALLDRARHNKAAEVEILESLEVFPSTLPTRRDSAYSGWVSISVGCNNTCTFCIVPSLRGKERDRRPGEVLAEIKALVEQGVVEITLLGQNVNTYGVEFGDRGAFAKLLRACGEIEGLERVRFTSPHPAAFTDDVITAMAQTPNVMPSLHMPLQSGSDDVLKRMRRSYRSTKFLGILDRVREQIPHAAITTDIIVGFPGETEEDFQATLDVVRASRFSSAFTFQYSIRPGTPAAEMDGQLPKAVVQERFDRLIAVQDEVSWVENRAQEGREVQVLVAPGEGRKDAETHRMSGRAEDNRLVHFAVPEGAELPRPGDVVTVGVTYGAPHHLVADSGVQGGTYAVRRTRGGDAWAALQDQPDAGRPKVTLGMPSIGKPATPPVPVAACGVNQY encoded by the coding sequence ATGGACACAGCACTGAAGACCTACGACGTGCGCACCCACGGGTGCCAGATGAACGTGCACGACAGCGAGCGACTGTCCGGCCTGTTGGAGACGGCCGGCTATGTCGACCTGGCCAGCATCCCCGAGGGGGAGCGACCGGACACCGCCGACGTCGTGGTCTTCAACACCTGTGCCGTCCGGGAGAACGCCGCCAACAAGCTCTACGGCAACCTCGGCCAGCTGCGGCCCGCCAAGCAGCGCAACCCCGACATGCAGATCGCGGTCGGTGGCTGCCTGGCGCAGAAGGACCGCAGCACCATCGTCGAGCGGGCGCCGTGGGTCGACGTCGTCTTCGGCACGCACAACATCGGCTCGTTGCCGGCGCTGCTGGACCGGGCCCGGCACAACAAGGCGGCCGAGGTCGAGATCCTGGAGTCCCTCGAGGTCTTCCCGTCCACCCTGCCGACCCGGCGGGACTCGGCATACAGCGGCTGGGTGTCGATCTCGGTGGGGTGCAACAACACCTGCACCTTCTGCATCGTGCCGAGCCTGCGCGGCAAGGAGCGTGACCGCCGACCGGGGGAGGTCCTGGCCGAGATCAAGGCGCTGGTGGAGCAGGGCGTCGTCGAGATCACGCTGCTGGGACAGAACGTCAACACCTACGGCGTGGAGTTCGGCGACCGCGGGGCCTTCGCCAAGTTGCTGCGCGCCTGCGGCGAGATCGAGGGGCTCGAGCGCGTCCGGTTCACCAGCCCGCACCCGGCCGCCTTCACCGACGACGTGATCACCGCGATGGCGCAGACCCCCAACGTGATGCCGAGCCTGCACATGCCCCTGCAGTCCGGCTCCGACGACGTGCTCAAGCGGATGCGGCGCTCCTACCGGTCGACCAAGTTCCTGGGGATCCTGGACCGGGTGCGCGAGCAGATCCCGCACGCCGCGATCACGACCGACATCATCGTCGGCTTCCCCGGCGAGACCGAGGAAGACTTCCAGGCGACCCTGGACGTGGTGCGGGCCAGCCGGTTCTCCAGCGCCTTCACCTTCCAGTACTCGATCCGTCCCGGGACCCCGGCCGCGGAGATGGACGGCCAGCTGCCCAAGGCCGTGGTCCAGGAGCGGTTCGACCGGCTGATCGCGGTGCAGGACGAGGTCTCCTGGGTGGAGAACCGCGCCCAGGAGGGACGCGAGGTCCAGGTGCTGGTCGCTCCAGGCGAGGGCCGTAAGGACGCCGAGACCCACCGGATGTCGGGCCGGGCCGAGGACAACCGGCTGGTCCACTTCGCGGTGCCGGAGGGCGCGGAGCTGCCCCGCCCCGGCGACGTCGTCACGGTCGGCGTCACCTATGGCGCCCCGCACCACCTGGTCGCGGACTCGGGCGTGCAGGGCGGGACGTATGCCGTGCGCCGCACCCGGGGCGGCGACGCCTGGGCGGCGCTCCAGGACCAGCCCGACGCGGGACGGCCCAAGGTGACGCTCGGGATGCCCTCGATCGGCAAGCCGGCCACCCCGCCGGTGCCGGTCGCGGCGTGCGGAGTCAACCAGTACTGA
- a CDS encoding MerR family DNA-binding transcriptional regulator, with amino-acid sequence MHHDPDTTPFEGPDHDPAEPAPALLGIGALSRASGLSVSALRFYDREGVLVPADVDGATGYRRYHPDQVRPARLLAGMRRIQVPVPEMVAVLESLGDGEAVSELLDLHLARLEQGLADARREVTRLRELAQQDTRTPRTLHLDGAALHTALAAVRYAAGEDPQFPVLSAVLLDRDADGVRLVATDRYRLAVALVGAAAGGGPVQVLLPLPLVDEVLADGPTGTTLEVTADSGRVTIAASTARGTGPRYAGREPEGDYPDIRRVLDSGVPRTAEVPVEDLRATLAGRAETGPDRVYVSPAGSPEDTDRLLVDRGFLWDALDRVRDGHVVLPLGGAIAPLLIRSADASRLGLVMPVREEP; translated from the coding sequence GTGCACCACGACCCCGACACCACGCCCTTCGAGGGACCCGACCACGACCCTGCCGAACCGGCCCCGGCGCTGCTCGGCATCGGCGCCCTGTCCCGGGCCAGCGGCCTGAGCGTCAGCGCCCTCCGGTTCTACGACCGCGAGGGCGTGCTGGTGCCCGCCGACGTGGACGGCGCCACGGGCTACCGGCGCTACCACCCGGACCAGGTCCGGCCGGCCCGGCTGCTCGCCGGGATGCGCCGCATCCAGGTCCCGGTCCCGGAGATGGTCGCCGTGCTGGAGAGCCTGGGCGATGGCGAGGCGGTGTCGGAGCTGCTGGACCTGCACCTGGCCCGGTTGGAGCAGGGGTTGGCCGACGCCCGACGGGAGGTGACGCGGCTGCGCGAGCTCGCCCAGCAGGACACCAGGACGCCGCGCACCCTCCACCTCGACGGTGCGGCACTGCATACGGCCCTCGCCGCCGTGCGGTATGCCGCCGGTGAGGACCCGCAGTTCCCGGTCCTGTCCGCCGTCCTGCTGGACCGCGACGCCGACGGGGTCCGGTTGGTGGCGACGGACCGGTACCGCCTGGCCGTCGCGCTGGTCGGGGCGGCGGCCGGTGGCGGGCCGGTCCAGGTCCTGCTCCCTCTCCCCCTGGTCGACGAGGTGCTCGCGGACGGACCCACCGGCACGACGCTGGAGGTCACCGCCGACTCCGGCCGGGTGACGATCGCCGCGTCCACCGCACGCGGGACCGGGCCACGGTATGCGGGCAGGGAGCCGGAGGGCGACTACCCCGACATCCGCCGGGTGCTGGACAGCGGGGTGCCGCGCACCGCCGAGGTCCCCGTCGAGGACCTGCGGGCCACCCTGGCCGGCCGTGCGGAGACGGGCCCGGACCGCGTGTACGTCTCGCCCGCCGGGTCCCCCGAGGACACGGACCGCCTGCTGGTCGACCGCGGGTTCCTGTGGGACGCCCTGGACCGGGTCCGGGACGGGCACGTGGTCCTGCCGCTCGGTGGGGCGATCGCGCCGTTGCTGATCCGCAGCGCCGACGCCTCGCGCCTCGGCCTGGTCATGCCGGTGCGGGAGGAGCCGTGA